One stretch of Tepidibacter hydrothermalis DNA includes these proteins:
- a CDS encoding phosphotransferase, whose translation MKMEELVQKKLRLVFNDDSINFDRSRFTGGLTNYNYIMNINGIDYVIRQPGGMTDVMIDRKNEKVNNTIASELGLNSKCIYFDEISGIKISEYIENSNNIAQTNPCAITNIKAVSNLMKKTHTSQKSFHNVFDWQVELNKYEQIIRDLKGSFFFDYPELKKQLIDFSHKNIKNTILVPCHNDTVPENFIMDDNGRIYLIDWEYSGMNDPSWDVASYILESKLNEEAISYLLLDYYGQFPSASEILKIKCYMLAQDLLWMVWAMIRHYNGDDFLDYCCFRYERFQKNIKEIILSNSYPIAEMVKN comes from the coding sequence ATGAAAATGGAAGAATTAGTTCAAAAAAAACTACGTTTAGTTTTTAATGATGATAGCATAAATTTTGATAGATCACGCTTTACAGGTGGACTTACTAACTACAACTATATTATGAATATAAACGGTATAGACTATGTTATTAGACAACCTGGTGGTATGACTGATGTTATGATTGATCGAAAAAATGAGAAAGTTAATAATACAATTGCATCAGAGTTAGGTTTGAATTCTAAATGTATTTACTTTGATGAGATTAGTGGTATTAAAATTAGTGAGTATATTGAAAATAGTAATAATATTGCTCAAACTAATCCATGTGCTATAACAAATATAAAAGCTGTTTCTAATTTAATGAAAAAAACTCATACTAGCCAAAAAAGTTTTCATAATGTCTTTGATTGGCAGGTGGAGTTGAATAAGTACGAACAGATTATTAGAGATCTAAAGGGAAGTTTTTTCTTTGATTATCCTGAATTAAAAAAACAGCTAATTGATTTTAGTCATAAGAATATAAAAAATACAATTTTGGTACCATGTCATAACGATACAGTACCAGAAAATTTTATTATGGATGATAACGGAAGAATTTATTTAATAGACTGGGAATATTCTGGAATGAATGATCCAAGTTGGGATGTAGCTTCTTATATTCTTGAATCAAAACTTAATGAAGAAGCAATTTCATATCTACTTTTGGATTATTATGGTCAGTTTCCCTCAGCTTCTGAAATATTAAAAATTAAATGCTATATGTTAGCACAGGATTTACTTTGGATGGTGTGGGCAATGATTAGACACTATAATGGAGATGATTTCCTCGATTACTGTTGCTTTAGATACGAAAGATTTCAAAAGAATATTAAGGAAATAATATTGTCAAACAGTTATCCAATTGCTGAGATGGTAAAAAATTAG
- a CDS encoding response regulator transcription factor, which translates to MQKNVLVVEDESKMREFISLYLRKEGYRVIEAYNGEVAVEKFKENKIDLIVLDVMMPKLNGFEVCKIIREKSTVPIIILTAIEKEMDQIKGYELGADDYVTKPFKAKILIAKIKRLFERLREENDKKVYIYNKFKIDLDGREVFINGRKIRLAPKEFELLEFLVINKGIALTRNKILENVWGYDFEGETRVVDNHIKKLRNKLENYSIFIETVISVGYKFEVNEYA; encoded by the coding sequence ATGCAAAAAAATGTACTAGTTGTCGAGGATGAAAGTAAAATGCGTGAATTCATTAGCTTATATTTAAGAAAAGAAGGATATAGAGTTATTGAAGCTTATAATGGTGAAGTAGCTGTAGAAAAATTTAAAGAAAATAAAATTGATCTTATAGTGCTTGATGTTATGATGCCTAAACTAAATGGTTTTGAGGTTTGTAAAATAATTAGAGAAAAGTCAACAGTACCAATTATTATATTAACTGCCATAGAAAAAGAAATGGATCAGATAAAAGGGTATGAACTTGGAGCAGATGACTATGTAACGAAACCTTTTAAAGCAAAAATTCTAATAGCAAAGATTAAAAGACTATTTGAAAGACTTAGAGAGGAAAATGATAAAAAAGTTTATATATATAATAAATTTAAAATAGATTTGGATGGTAGAGAGGTTTTTATAAATGGGAGGAAGATCAGACTTGCTCCAAAAGAATTTGAATTACTTGAATTCCTTGTAATCAATAAAGGAATTGCTCTAACAAGAAACAAAATTTTAGAAAATGTATGGGGATATGATTTTGAGGGAGAAACTAGAGTTGTTGATAATCATATTAAAAAGTTAAGGAACAAATTAGAAAACTATTCTATATTTATTGAAACAGTAATATCTGTTGGTTACAAATTTGAGGTAAACGAATATGCTTAA
- a CDS encoding sensor histidine kinase, producing the protein MLNSIVKKIFLTIVGIFVLVMFIQLVLQNFFLEDIYSNMKISKIEKSFEQLCEDYNNHKWTGAQLNQEAMDYQNENGASILILNENDEVLNESFFKGFNYITIRDSGGKELKIIIDFLIDEEGNFRNLNNKIKDGESIEVIGMSIKGTNFIDPLEIKKMNTSLVSDEGYATWDELYKKNPHDIVEISGEVIARNFVVRDQGVLSYQQEKLFNEVKRYLIEKSENPQNVKEIFKEGSYEFTEEYSGLLIVVLAKKVVGADGNSTYAFSLFTLENIHDAFQILNGYYYYIFIFQLALVLVLVYFYSKWITNPLIKLIDSAKSISELNFTKRTDISTNDELSILSDSLNNISNNLSTAIEKLESSNEQLAIEAIKKAENEERMRNLLASLSHEFKTPLGIISGFLEIISDGVYEKEPEYYINVISDEIDKLNGLVLETIELSELETGSYKLNVSEFEIKPFIEVLMSKFEKQFEDKSMSFELGIEDRIVIGDISKIEQVMINILSNGVRYSPNGERIEVTSELQKDNLYVYIRNYGVLIDSKDLDKIWDRFYRAEKSRNRSLGGSGLGLTIVKNILELHESDYSVKNINNGVEFYFSLKMKY; encoded by the coding sequence ATGCTTAACAGTATTGTAAAAAAAATATTTTTAACTATAGTAGGTATATTTGTTTTAGTTATGTTTATTCAACTTGTGCTTCAAAATTTTTTCTTAGAAGATATATATTCAAATATGAAAATTTCTAAAATTGAAAAGAGTTTCGAGCAGCTTTGTGAAGATTACAATAATCATAAGTGGACGGGTGCACAGTTAAATCAAGAAGCTATGGATTATCAAAATGAAAATGGAGCTTCAATTCTTATTCTAAATGAAAATGATGAAGTTTTAAATGAGTCTTTTTTTAAAGGTTTTAATTATATAACTATAAGAGATAGTGGAGGAAAAGAACTTAAAATTATTATAGATTTCCTAATTGATGAAGAAGGGAATTTTAGAAATCTCAATAATAAAATAAAGGATGGAGAATCAATTGAAGTTATAGGTATGAGTATTAAAGGTACAAATTTTATAGATCCTTTAGAAATAAAAAAAATGAATACTTCACTTGTAAGCGATGAAGGATATGCAACTTGGGATGAATTATATAAAAAAAATCCTCATGACATTGTTGAAATAAGTGGTGAAGTAATAGCTAGAAACTTTGTTGTTAGAGATCAAGGGGTTTTAAGTTATCAGCAAGAAAAATTATTTAACGAAGTAAAAAGGTATTTGATTGAAAAGAGTGAAAATCCTCAAAATGTTAAGGAAATCTTTAAAGAAGGTAGCTATGAGTTTACTGAAGAATACTCAGGCTTACTGATTGTCGTATTAGCAAAAAAAGTAGTAGGGGCAGATGGTAATTCAACCTATGCATTTTCACTATTTACTCTTGAAAACATTCACGATGCATTTCAAATATTAAACGGATATTATTACTATATTTTTATATTTCAGCTAGCGTTAGTTTTAGTACTTGTATATTTTTACTCTAAGTGGATTACAAATCCCTTAATAAAGCTTATAGATTCAGCTAAGAGTATATCGGAACTTAATTTTACAAAAAGGACAGATATAAGTACAAATGATGAATTGAGCATCTTGTCTGATAGTTTAAATAATATTTCAAATAATTTGTCAACAGCTATTGAAAAATTAGAATCATCAAATGAACAATTGGCTATTGAAGCAATCAAAAAAGCAGAAAATGAAGAAAGAATGAGAAACTTATTAGCTAGTCTATCTCATGAATTTAAGACACCTCTTGGTATTATATCTGGTTTTTTAGAGATTATAAGTGACGGTGTTTATGAAAAAGAACCAGAGTATTATATAAATGTAATTTCAGATGAAATTGATAAACTTAATGGACTTGTACTTGAGACGATTGAGTTATCCGAACTTGAAACAGGTAGTTATAAATTGAACGTAAGTGAATTTGAAATCAAGCCGTTTATTGAAGTTTTGATGAGCAAATTTGAGAAGCAATTTGAAGATAAAAGTATGAGCTTTGAACTTGGAATAGAAGATAGAATAGTAATTGGAGACATAAGTAAGATTGAGCAAGTTATGATTAATATTTTAAGTAATGGAGTAAGGTATTCGCCTAATGGTGAAAGAATTGAGGTAACTTCAGAACTTCAAAAAGATAATCTATATGTTTATATCAGAAACTATGGAGTTCTAATTGATTCTAAGGATTTAGATAAAATCTGGGATAGGTTTTATAGAGCCGAAAAATCAAGAAATCGAAGTTTGGGTGGAAGTGGTCTAGGGCTTACAATAGTAAAGAATATCCTAGAATTACATGAATCCGATTATAGTGTTAAAAATATAAATAATGGAGTAGAATTTTATTTTTCACTAAAGATGAAATATTGA
- a CDS encoding DUF1963 domain-containing protein — MRGIFNKIDSIGKKTIVAKIGGFRPEPNIKSWFGGNFFIDNQNGWPKDKDGSMVPIIQIKVSEVPGGISHFGEAEIVQVFINKERLPSRIMAQNGEGWLLREYKTLDGLEIQKTPKECDLYRTFQIKWYASPEEDFPCWEEMWEYFDMSEINDDDELSEQFFDEYDSYNNTKVGGYASYIQSPCSNEYKYIFQITSEEKPRFMVGDNGNIYILKSNSDGKWYLYWDCY; from the coding sequence GTGAGAGGTATATTTAATAAAATAGATTCAATAGGTAAAAAAACAATAGTGGCGAAAATAGGAGGATTTCGACCAGAGCCTAATATTAAAAGTTGGTTTGGTGGAAACTTTTTTATTGATAATCAGAATGGTTGGCCAAAAGATAAAGATGGTTCTATGGTGCCTATTATTCAAATTAAGGTATCAGAGGTTCCAGGTGGAATAAGTCACTTTGGAGAGGCTGAAATAGTGCAAGTATTCATTAATAAGGAAAGGCTACCATCAAGAATAATGGCTCAAAATGGAGAAGGCTGGTTATTGAGAGAGTATAAAACCTTAGATGGATTAGAAATACAAAAAACGCCTAAAGAGTGTGATTTATATAGAACATTTCAGATTAAGTGGTATGCTTCACCTGAAGAGGATTTTCCATGTTGGGAAGAGATGTGGGAATACTTTGACATGAGTGAGATAAATGATGATGATGAATTAAGTGAACAATTTTTTGATGAATATGATAGTTATAATAATACAAAGGTAGGAGGTTATGCATCATATATTCAATCTCCTTGCTCAAATGAATATAAATATATATTTCAGATAACATCTGAAGAAAAACCAAGGTTTATGGTTGGGGATAATGGAAATATATACATTCTCAAATCCAATAGTGATGGGAAATGGTATTTATATTGG